The Paenibacillus yonginensis genome segment TTGGAATCAGCTGCGAAGCCAATCTTCACTTTGGTGGGTCCATTTTGGATAAGCCCTCGACCGATTAGTACTGGTCAGCTCCATGCATTGCTGCACTTCCACCTCCAGCCTATCTACCTCGTCGTCTTCAAGGGGTCTTACATACTGGGAAATCTCATCTTGAGGGGGGCTTCACGCTTAGATGCTTTCAGCGCTTATCCCTTCCGCACTTAGCTACCCAGCTGTGCTCCTGGCGGAACAACTGGTGCACCAGCGGTGCGTCCATCCCGGTCCTCTCGTACTAAGGACAGCTCCTCTCAAATTTCCTACGCCCACGACAGATAGGGACCGAACTGTCTCACGACGTTCTGAACCCAGCTCGCGTACCGCTTTAATGGGCGAACAGCCCAACCCTTGGGACCTACTTCAGCCCCAGGATGCGATGAGCCGACATCGAGGTGCCAAACCTCCCCGTCGATGTGGACTCTTGGGGGAGATAAGCCTGTTATCCCCAGGGTAGCTTTTATCCGTTGAGCGATGGCCCTTCCATGCGGTACCACCGGATCACTAAGCCCGACTTTCGTCCCTGCTCGACTTGTCAGTCTCGCAGTCAAGCTCCCTTTTGCCTTTGCACTCTTCGAATGATTTCCAACCATTCTGAGGGAACCTTGGGGCGCCTCCGTTACTCTTTAGGAGGCGACCGCCCCAGTCAAACTGCCCACCTGACACTGTCCCCATACCGGTTCACGGTACCAGGTTAGAACTCCGATACGATCAGGGTGGTATCCCAACGGCGCCTCCAAGGAAGCTTGCGCTCCCTCTTCCTAGGCTCCCACCTATCCTGTACAAATCGTATCAAAGTCCAATATCAAGCTGCAGTAAAGCTCCATGGGGTCTTTCCGTCTTGTCGCGGGTAACCTGCATCTTCACAGGTATTAAAATTTCACCGGATCTCTCGTTGAGACAGCGCCCAAGTCGTTACGCCATTCGTGCGGGTCAGAATTTACCTGACAAGGAATTTCGCTACCTTAGGACCGTTATAGTTACGGCCGCCGTTTACTGGGGCTTCAGTTCATAGCTTCGGAGTTACCTCCTAACCACTCCCCTTAACCTTCCAGCACCGGGCAGGCGTCAGCCCGTATACTTCGCCTTGCGGCTTCGCACAGACCTGTGTTTTTGCTAAACAGTCGCTTGGGCCTTTTCACTGCGGCCCCCTCGGGCTATTCACCCTACCGAGGCACCCCTTCTCCCGAAGTTACGGGGTCATTTTGCCGAGTTCCTTAACGAGAGTTCTTCCGCGCGCCTTAGAATTCTCTTCTCGCCTACCTGTGTCGGTTTACGGTACGGGCACCTTCACCTGGCTAGAGGCTTTTCTTGGCAGTGTGAGATCATGACCTTCGCTACTGCAATTTTCGCTCCCCATCACAGCCCAAGGTTATGTAGCACGGATTTGCCTATGCTACCCTCTCACTGCTTGGACGGACATCCATCAGTCCGCGTCACTACCCTGCTGCGTCACCCCATCGCTCATAACGGTTTACGGTGGTACAGGAATTTCCACCTGTTGTCCTTCGACTACGCCTGTCGGCCTCGCCTTAGGTCCCGACTTACCCTGAGCGGACGAACCTTCCTCAGGAACCCTTAGGCTTTCGGCGGATCAGATTCTCACTGATCTTTTCGTTACTCATACCGGCATTCTCACTTGTATGCTGTCCAGCGCTCCTTACGGTACACCTTCAACCTACATACAACGCTCCCCTACCCCTGATGCAAAGCATCAAGCCATAGCTTCGGTGGTGTGTTTAGCCCCGTTACATTTTCGGCGCAGAGTCACTCGACCAGTGAGCTATTACGCACTCTTTAAATGGTGGCTGCTTCTAAGCCAACATCCTGGTTGTCTGGGCAACTCCACATCCTTTCCCACTTAACACACACTTGGGGACCTTAGCTGATGGTCTGGGCTGTTTCCCTTTTGACAATGGATCTTAGCACTCACTGTCTGACTCCCGGTTAATCAGTCTATGGCATTCGGAGTTTGACTGAGCTTGGTAACCCTTGCGGGCCCCGCACCCAATCAGTGCTCTACCTCCACGACTGTACCACCGAGGCTAGCCCTAAAGCTATTTCGGGGAGAACCAGCTATCTCCGAGTTCGATTGGAATTTCTCCGCTACCCCCACCTCATCCCCGAACTTTTCAACGTTCGTGGGTTCGGGCCTCCAGTGCGTGTTACCGCACCTTCACCCTGGACAGGGGTAGATCACACGGTTTCGGGTCTACGCCCACGTACTATAATCGCCCTATTCAGACTCGCTTTCGCTGCGGCTACGGCTTCTCACCTTAACCTTGCACGGGAACGTAACTCGCCGGTTCATTCTACAAAAGGCACGCCATCACCCTGCTGACGAACAAGTTCGCAGCATAGGGCTCTGACTTCTTGTAAGCACACGGTTTCAGGTTCTCTTTCACTCCCCTTCCGGGGTGCTTTTCACCTTTCCCTCACGGTACTGCTTCGCTATCGGTCACTAGGGAGTATTTAGCCTTACCAGATGGTCCTGGCAGATTCATACGGGGTTTCACGTGCCCCGCACTACTCGGGATCCGTCTCGGAGGGAATAGACTTTCGGTTACAGGGCTTTTACCTCTTCTAGCGGGCCTTTCCAGACCTCTTCGCCTACCCTATTCCTTTGTAACTCCATGTGAGACGTCCCACAACCCCAAGAGGCAAGCCTCTTGGTTTAGGCTCTTCCGCGTTCGCTCGCCGCTACTGACGGAATCACTACTTGTTTTCTCTTCCTCAGGGTACTTAGATGTTTCAGTTCCCCTGGTCTGCCTCTTCATTACCTATGTATTCAGTAATGAGTGACTGGCTATTACACCAGCCGGGTTTCCCCATTCGGACATCCCCGGATCAAAGCTTGCTTACAGCTCCCCGAGGCCTTATCGTTGTTCGCCACGTCCTTCTTCGGCTCCTAGCGCCTAGGCATCCTCCGTGTGCTCTTAGTAGCTTAACCAAATCGCTCGGATTTTGGGTCAACACGCTCTGTTGTTCCCCGGTTTCTTATTTGAAATGAATCAAGGTTGAAACCGACTCACAAAGGATCGATTGCCTCCAAAATGCCTCGCTCTACAGTTAGCACTTCACTTGTTCTCTAAGATCACAAGTTTCAGCTAAAAAAGAATGTTCTAATTCGCATTTGTTGTTTCGTTATCCAGTTTTCAAGGATCAAGGCAGTTTCGGAAAACTGCGGTTTTTGAGAGTTTGAGCTCTCAAAACTGACCAACGAGTGAGAAGTGAAAGCTTTGCGAAGCAAAGATACTTCGAGAGCATCCTTCTTCGCGGTATTTGTACCGCTTCGCTGCGGAAGCGAGGTACTCCATAGAAAGGAGGTGATCCAGCCGCACCTTCCGATACGGCTACCTTGTTACGACTTCACCCCAATCGTCTACCCCACCTTCGGCGGCTGGCTCCCCTAAGGGTTACCCCACCGACTTCGGGTGTTGTAAACTCTCGTGGTGTGACGGGCGGTGTGTACAAGACCCGGGAACGTATTCACCGCGGCATGCTGATCCGCGATTACTAGCAATTCCGACTTCATGCAGGCGAGTTGCAGCCTGCAATCCGAACTGAGACCGGCTTCTAAAGATTCGCTCCAGATCGCTCCTTCGCTTCCCGTTGTACCGGCCATTGTAGTACGTGTGTAGCCCAGGTCATAAGGGGCATGATGATTTGACGTCATCCCCACCTTCCTCCGGTTTGTCACCGGCAGTCACTCTAGAGTGCCCAGCCTTACCTGCTGGCAACTAAAGTCAAGGGTTGCGCTCGTTGCGGGACTTAACCCAACATCTCACGACACGAGCTGACGACAACCATGCACCACCTGTCTCCCCTGTCCCGAAGGAAAGGCCTATCTCTAGACCGGTCAGGGGGATGTCAAGACCTGGTAAGGTTCTTCGCGTTGCTTCGAATTAAACCACATACTCCACTGCTTGTGCGGGTCCCCGTCAATTCCTTTGAGTTTCAGTCTTGCGACCGTACTCCCCAGGCGGAATGCTTAATGTGTTAACTTCGGCACCAAGGGTATCGAAACCCCTAACACCTAGCATTCATCGTTTACGGCGTGGACTACCAGGGTATCTAATCCTGTTTGCTCCCCACGCTTTCGCGCCTCAGCGTCAGTTACAGCCCAGAAAGTCGCCTTCGCCACTGGTGTTCCTCCACATCTCTACGCATTTCACCGCTACACGTGGAATTCCACTTTCCTCTTCTGCACTCAAGTCACCCAGTTTCCAGTGCGACCCGGAGTTGAGCCCCGGGATTATACACCAGACTTAAATGACCGCCTGCGCGCGCTTTACGCCCAATAATTCCGGACAACGCTTGCCCCCTACGTATTACCGCGGCTGCTGGCACGTAGTTAGCCGGGGCTTTCTTCTCAGGTACCGTCACTCGGATAGCAGTTACTCTACCCGACGTTCTTCCCTGGCAACAGAGCTTTACGATCCGAAAACCTTCATCACTCACGCGGCGTTGCTCCGTCAGACTTTCGTCCATTGCGGAAGATTCCCTACTGCTGCCTCCCGTAGGAGTCTGGGCCGTGTCTCAGTCCCAGTGTGGCCGTTCACCCTCTCAGGTCGGCTACGCATCGTCGCCTTGGTGAGCCGTTACCTCACCAACTAGCTAATGCGCCGCAGGCCCATCCACAAGTGACAGATTGCTCCGTCTTTCCCAAGAAAGTCATGCGACTCTCTTGCGTATCCGGTATTAGCTACCGTTTCCGGTAGTTATCCCAGTCTTGCAGGCAGGTTGCCTACGTGTTACTCACCCGTCCGCCGCTAAGCGGATCAGGAGCAAGCTCCCGATCCACTCCGCTCGACTTGCATGTATTAGGCACGCCGCCAGCGTTCGTCCTGAGCCAGGATCAAACTCTCCAATAAAGATGGAAGGTCCCTGCCACCCGAAGGCGGTAGGTTTTCCATTCAAAGTGTTTGTTTAGCTCATTTTGAATCTGACGAGATTGGAGCGAATTTCAAATCGACATGGATTTCAAATCCGTCCCAAAATATCTCATTTATTTCTCACTCGTTGTTCAGTTTTCAAAGATCAAACTTGTCATTCCGTCGCCGCTTTCGTTCTCAGCAGCAACTCTTATATCTTATCACGGTCGTTCCGACTTTGCAAGAACTTTTTTTTAAAAGTTTGCTCGTAATTCATTCAAAAAATTGACCGGATTAATATCCTAACATTAACTTATCAATTAATGCAAGACATTTTTTTGTTTCGACCTCTTAAATTTCTTAGTAGAAATCGAACGGAAATATAATTTATCATAGATCCGCATAAAATGCAAGAGATTTGCAAAAAAACAAACGGAGCACAAGCTCCGTTTGTCAAAGGTAATATTTGACCTGTCAGTTGCCGAGCCAAGGGTTTCTTTTTGTGGACTTGGCTTTGTTGGAGGTGTTCCGGGCTTTTGCGTCTTTTTCCTGACCCCGCGTTTGTTTTTTACCTCCGTTGTGTCTTTTCGATCCAGGTTCTGTTGAGACCTTTACTTTATTCTCATCTTTGCTTACAGCTACGTCTGCTTCCCGCAAAGAGCTTTGAGTTTCATTTTGTTCATTTACAGTAAAGCCGTTACCGGACTCAAAGTTTTCGCGGCTGCCCATTCCGCCAACCGGCGAACCAGGTACCATCGCTCCGTATGGCATTCCATACGCCATTAAATTTGGTGGATAGAACCCCGGCATATAGGAAGAGTTCGCCATATGATCGCCATAAGGGAAACTATTTTGATTAGGTGCGGTCCAATGCGGTGCTTGATAAGCGGAAGGTCCTGTGCCGTCATAAATCGCAGGATTAGGAACATTCCATCCTCCGATATTTTCCGGCAGTGCATTAGGATAAGGTTGAATATGAACATCTCCTACAGACGATCCACCGCATCCGCATGGCTGCGGAACATACATATTTGTTTCTGGGACTGCCATTTCCGGCGAAACGTTACCGGGCATAACAGGCATATTGCTTCCATAAGGATCACTTGAAATACCTGGGTAGCCATTATCGGCAACTCCCATTTGCGGCATCATATGATTCACTTTAGCTTCAGCCTCAGGGGATACGTTGGCTGGTGTAAAATGGGTTGGGCCTGTATTTGAAGGACTGTATCCTATAGGCGAGACATAAGAAGGACCCAGGTTATCCGGTGCCGTATTCGGCATAAATTCCATCGGGGATACATTCGGAGCAGCGTTCATAGGCGCATAATGGAAAGGAGATACGTTGGTTGGACCGATGTTCATTGGGGCCATGTTCGTTGGAGCTAAGTTCGTCGGAGCCATGTTCGTCGGAGCCATGTTCACAGGAGCCATGTTCGTCGGAGCCATGTTCACAGGAGCGATGTTGGCTGGGGCTAAATGGGTTGGGGCTGTATTAGGCATATAGTGGATCGGAGCATTCAGGTTTGGCGCAAACGGATAAGGCCCTGTCTGGGCTGGAGCCAGCTGGGTTGGTTCGTGATGAACAGGCGGCGAATTAGGAATGTTCACATTAGGAAAATCATAATAGGATGCCACATTCGGCACAACCGGTTCGTTAGGCATGTAGACATTTTCGTTGGGTTTCACTTCCGAACAGCCACAAGGTTTTTCTTTAACAGGATGATCATTGACATTCTCGGGTACAACTGGGGCATATTCGAAATGTGTGGGCTGCTGCACCACGATTTCCGAATACTCAATTTCATAGTGATATTCCGGTTTCGGTTTCTCTGGCATGATAGGAATCGGCACAGCCGGCTGCTCAGGCATTGGAGCAGGTTTCTCAGCCTCCGGAGCGACAGGCGCTGGTTCTGGCGCAGGGACTACCGGTGCAGTCGGTTTCTTTGGCGCCGTATTTTTTTTGCCGCTGTTTGTATTAGGTACGGGGGCGTTTTCAGTCCCACTCCCTGCTCCCGTATTACTTCCGCCCGATGGGATATTTACCACCTCGCCAACAAGCAGAGCGTTCGGATTCTTGAGCTGCGGATTGGCATCGATCATCGCCTGAAGGGATACTCCCCATGCCTTGGACAGCTTCCAGAGCGTATCTCCCTGCTTCACAACATGTTTGTAAATAACGCCGTCTTCCTGGTCAACAGCTACAGCAGAAGAAGGAATTTTGACTTTGTCTCCGATCATTAACACGTCAGGGTTGGTGATTTGCGGATTCGCGTCTATCAATGTTTGCAGAGGAACGTTATACTTCTTCGAAAGTTCGTATAAAGTGTCGCCCTCTTTGACCATGTGTATCTTCACGTGGCAAAAACCTCCTAATCTTTCTTGGGGCCGTGATATTAGCCCGTTTTCCATTGATACATCCTATGCACCAGCCCGGAATTTGTTATCCTAAAACTGAAAAAAAAACCTTCCACTCCCCCTGATCCGGGTTCCTGAAAGGTTTTAATCTTCTTTTATCCCCAAGCTTTAACGCCGTCCTGATCCACAATCGAGCGGAATTCTTCAAGCAGCTTAAGCGTAATCGGACCGGCATGACCTTCGCCGATGATGCGCCCATCCACTTCCCGGACCGCAATAACCTCCGCCGCAGTACCGGTCAGGAATACTTCGTCCGCCACGTATACATCGTGCATGGTGAAGGGCTCTTCTTTGAGGCTGTAGCCCTTCCTCCGGCAGATTTCGATAATCGCCTGACGGGTGATGCCGTCTAATGCGCCAAGATAACAAGGAGGCGTGAGGATCACTCCATTTTTGACGATAAAAATATTATCCCCCGAGCCCTCCGTCACATAGCCTTGTGCGTTCATCATAATCGCCTCGCCGGCGCCGGACAGGTTGGACTGGATTTTGACCAAAATGTTGTTCAAATAATTAAGGGACTTAATCTTCGGATTCAAGGCATCCGGAATATTGCGGCGGGTGGAGACAGAGACCGTTTTGAGCCCGGTCCGGTAAGCCTCCTCCGAATAGATCGCCAGCTGCTCGGCAATGATGATTACCGATGCCTTCTTACAGCGGTTTGGATCAAGGCCGAGGTTGCCGGGGCCGCGCGATACGACCAAACGGATATAGCCGTTCCTCAGCTCATTGCGCCGCAGTGTTTCGATCAGCGCATCCTGCATTTCCTCAAAGCTTAGCGGAATTTCGAGCATGATTGATTTAGCGGAATCGTACAAGCGCTGCAAATGCTCTTTACATTTAAAGATGTTGCCGTTATAAATACGGATACCTTCAAAAATACCGTCGCCATACAAAAAGCCATGATCATAAACGGAAACAACCGCCTGATCTTTGGTTACATACTTGCCGTCCAAATAAATGACCTGCTCTGCCATCCGCCTTCAGTCTCCTTCCGATTTTAATTCCGGCTGCAAATCCGTATAAGTATAACTCGGATATGAACCCAATACCCTTACCTGACAGCCCAGCGCTTCAATCTCCGCAACTGCAGCGCCAAGCAGGATCGATTCCACCTCTTCAAGCACATCCATATAAAAATAGTAGTTGCCCAGCTTCTTTTTGGTCGGGCGCGATTCGATCCGCGACAAGTTCAGCTTGCGCCAGGCAAAAGCCGACAGCACTTGGTGCAGCGCACCCGGGAAGTCGGCGGGCAGCGTCACCAGGATGCTTGTTTTCCGCGTTGCCTTCCGGCCCGCAAGCTCAATCTTCTCAGGGCCGATCAGGACAAACCGCGTAAAATTGTTGTTATGATCGGTAATCTTCCGCGCAAGCGGATCTAATCCATACCGTTCAGCGCCAAGCACGGTGCCTATCGCCGTCCAGCCTTCTCCCGCGTGACTCGCTACGCTTTGGATCGCTTCGGCCGTGCTGCCCACATTCTCTAGTTCAGCCTGGGGCAGGTGCGTCCGGATAAACTGCTGGCACTGCGCCATAGCTACCGGATGGGAGAGAACCCGTTTGATCCGGCTGTAATCCACTTGTCCTTCGGATTCAAATTCATTTTTGCGGCCAATCAGATTTTGAATGGACGGATACACCCACTCAAGCTGCATCGGCACATCCACCTCATGGACAAGCCAGTCCATATGGAGGCTTACCGAGCCCTCAATCGTATTTTCAACCGGAATAACGCTGTAATCCGCCTCTCCATTGACCACCGATAAAAAGACGTCCGAGATCTGCTTGTAGTGTTTCAGCCGGACCTCTTCATCTCCAAAAAGATACAAAACCGCTTCGTGCGAAACCGTGCCTTCCGGCAGCAGTGCTATAGTTCTCATTTCTGATTCCCCTTTACTGTCATACACGCAGAACCGCCGGTACACCGGCGGACTGAATTAAAGCCCGCTTACTTTCAGAAAGCCGGTCAGACCAGATTCCCGGCGGCAAACGGAGCCGCCTCATGAGCGCCGACTCTGCTTGCTCCTTCGGAACAAGGCTCCAGCCAAAGCAGCTTGGCTTCGATCCCGTGCTCGCCCAATGTCCTTTGGATAAACGCCTCAAGCTCGCTTCGGCGATCCGAATTCCTTTCGACCAAAGCCAGAAGCGTAGGGCCGGCACCGCTGAGCGCTGCGCCAAGAGCGCCATGACTGCAGGCCTCCGCCAGAATCTGTTCCATTCCGGGGATAAGCGGAGCCCGGTAAGGCTGATGAATCCGGTCCTGCATAGCTGCGGCAATCAGGTCTAGTCTGCCGGAGGCCAAAGCTCCAGTCAGCAAAGAGGCGCGGCTGACATTAAACACCACATCCTTCATAGACAAGGAATCCGGCAGTATTTTGCGTGCTTGCTCGGTCGGCAGCCAGAAAGAAGGAATCGCTACTAGCACCTGCAGCTCCGCAGGAGGCTCTATCCGCAGATGAACAGCCCGCTCCCCATCCCAAACCGCCGAGACGATCCCGCCAAACAAAGAAGCCCCCACATTGTCGGGATGTTTCTCGACCGCTGTGGCCATATCAAACAACTTTTCCATAGATAACGGAGCTCCGATCAGCTCATTAGCGGCATATAATGCGCCGACAATCGCCGAAGCGCTGCTTCCCAAACCTCTCGTGAGCGGAATATCGGAGGCCATAGAGATTTCGAGTTCAGGAACCGCAACGCCCGCCTCTGCGAACACCTGCTGGGCCAGCTTGTAAACCAGATTGGACTTATCCTTCGGAATCCCCCGCAGCTCTTCCCCATACAGGTGAAAAACGGTCCTTTCCGCCGGCTTCATTTCGATCCAGGCAAACAGAGATAAAGCCATGCCCAGCGTATCGAAGCCGGGCCCCAAATTGGCGGTGCTGGCCGGAACCTTGATCCGGACCCCTTCGGAACGGATCATACGCCGTTACCTTCCAGCTTGGCGATAGCCGCCATTACGGCTTCTTCCGAATCCTGAACAACAAGCGGCTCCGCTCCGATGCTCTTGATCGCAATATTCGGGTCCTTCAGACCGTGACCGGTCAGGACGCAGACCACCTTCTCCCCGCCTTTGAAATAACCTTCACGTTTCAGTTTATATACCCCAGCAACAGAAGCAGCAGAGGCCGGTTCGGCAAAAATGCCTTCACGCGAAGCAATCGTCCGATAAGCGCTCAAAATTTCTTCATCCGTCACATAATTAATTTGGCCGCTTGATTCCTCGGCTGCTGCGACAGCCGTCTTCCAGCTGGCCGGATTGCCGATGCGGATCGCGGTTGCCACCGTTTCCGGCTCCAGAATCGGTTCGCCTTTGACGATCGCCATCGCCCCTTCGGCCTCAAAGCCGACCATACGCGGCAGCGAGCTGATTTTCCCTTTGGCATGATATTCCTTGAAGCCTTTCCAGTATGCCGAAATATTTCCCGCATTGCCGACTGGAATAGCCAGAACGTCCGGCGCTTCGCCAAGCTGGTCGCAAACTTCGAAAGCCGCCGTCTTCTGCCCTTCAATCCGGTAAGGGTTCACCGAGTTAACCAGCGTAATCGGATGTTTGGCCGTAATTTCTCGCACAATTTCCAGCGCCCGGTCAAAGTTGCCTTCAATCGCGATGACTTTGGCTCCGTAAATCATGGCTTGAGCAAGCTTGCCAAGCGCTATGTTGTTATTAGGAATCAAAACGATACAATTCAAACCCAATCTTGCGGCATAAGCCGCAGCTGCAGCAGACGTATTGCCGGTAGAAGCACACATAATGGTCCGGCTGCCTTCTTCTACCGCCTTCGCTACAGCCATGACCATACCACGGTCTTTAAAGCTGCCTGTCGGATTCAAACCTTCATATTTAAAATAGAGGTCAAGCCCCAGCTCCTGCGACAGGTTCTCCGCCCGGACAAGCGGCGTATTGCCTTCCTGCAGCGTCAGCATCGGCGTTTTATCCGTTACCGGCAAATATTCTTTGTAGGTTTGCAGCAATCCTTGATATCTCATCTTGATCTCCAGCTCCCTTTTATTTAGAACTCTATATTTTATCCTTCAACCCGATAACTGCTTTTAATGCGCCGAATCACTTCGAGCGACTCGAAATGTTTGATGACCTTCTCCATGCTGGCTTTGTTGGCCAAATGTGTGACGATCATGATCTCCGCCCCCGGCTGCTGGGCATTCGGAGTTTGAATGACGGAATCAAGACTGACCTCGTATTCAGCAAACACTTGAGTGATCTGCGCAAGAACACCGGCCTTGTCGTCTACCTGGAGCAGCAGGAAATTTTTATAAAAGACCTGGTCATCCGCCTTCAGCTTCTTCTCCTTATAAGGGACAATCGCTCTCAGTCCGTTGACGCCGAGCTTCATATTCTTGATGACCGCCACAAGGTCGGCAACCACAGAGGTAGCTGTCGGCATTTCGCCGGCTCCCGCTCCGTAGAACATCGTTTCTCCCACCGCTTCTCCATACACGTATACCGCATTAAAAACGCCGCTAACGGCCGCAATCGGATGGGAGGTCCTCACCATCGTCGGCTGCACGCTGATCGAGATGCCTTCATCATGGCGTTCCGCAATGCCAAGCAGCTTCATTTCATACCCCAGCTGTCTGGCATAAGCGATATCCTCTTTGGATACGGAGGAGATGCCGCGCACGCTCACATCGCGAAGCTCGACATTGGTACGGAAACCCAAGGTACCTAAAATGGCCATTTTTCGGGCCGCATCCAGCCCTTCCACATCCGAAGTCGGATCGGATTCCGCATAACCGAGCTGCTGGGCTTCTTTCAATACATCCTCGTAAGAGGCGCCTTCCCGGCTCATTTTAGTAAGGATATAATTGGTTGTTCCGTTCACAATGCCCATGATCTTCGTAATTCTGTCCGAGGAGAAGCCCTCAATCAGCGTCCGGATGATCGGAATTCCTCCGGCTACGCTGGCTTCGTAGAACACATCGCACTGCTGCTCGACCGCCTTGGCCAAGATTTCACTGCCGTATAAAGCCATAAGGTCCTTGTTGGCCGTCACGATATGTTTTCCATGCTCAAGCGCATCCAGCAAATAAGTTTTGGTGTCCTCGACACCTCCCATAACCTCGATAATAATATCGATGTCAGGATGACGGATCACTTCCCAAGGATCCTGAGTCAGTATGGCCGGATCAACGGCAATGCTGCGTTCCTTCTCCAGGCTTTTGACAGCAATTTTCTCAATCCGAATCGGTGAACCAACCTGGCTCATCAGGTCCTCTTGGTGTTTCTCTACGATCCTGACCACACCGGTCCCTACCGTTCCCAATCCGAGTAACCCTATCTTAATTGCGTTCAAGCTGTCCCCTCCCCATCGCTTCAATTTCTCTATTTGTTTTTGTTTCTGATATTCACAGTGCTTTAACCTTGGCCCACAATCTGGACCTTCTTGACCCCGGTAACGCTGCGCAGCTTGCTCAGCATTTCATCCAGCTCTTCGGTCAGTCTGGAGGTTTCTACCGAAATCACGACGTTGGCCACACCCTGGAGCGGAATACTTTGATTAATGGTGAGCACGTTGCCGCCAAAGCCGGCTACCAGGGCGAGCATTTGGGAGAGGATTCCTGAACGGTGTTCCAGATCCAACGAAATAGTGACGATACGGTCCCGTTCAAGCTGATTCAATTGATGAATCCCGTCCTTGTATTTATAAAAGGCACTGCGGCTCAAGCCTACCTGCTCAACCGCCTCATGCACCGTTTTGACATTCCCGCTGGCCAGCAGCTGCTTGACCTGAAGGGTTTTCAGTACGGCCTCCGGTAAAATATCTTCACGTACCAGATAATAGCGTTCCCGCAAAATCGTCCTCTCCTTAAAGACTCCTGTATTTATATAGTGGACATTATAACCTATACATGTTATGTAAGCAATAGAAAACAACCTATTTATTATAACATTGATCAAAGCTTTTTCCGTTGTTGACAAAAATGAAAAAGAACCCGCCATTCTCCTTGCAGGAAAACAACAGGCTCTATCCTTTATGCTGTTCATTATGCTTGCAGACTCTGGCAGAATCAGCCGAAAGCGAGCCGGCCGCTATAACGTTTCTATATCAATAGTAGTAGCTGCTTCCTTCAACGAATTCAAATTCAAAGTCGCCGATCCGGACAATCGTTCCGTCGGTAGCCCCGCGTTTGCGCAGTTCCTCGTCGATCCCCATGTGACGCATCGTGCGGGCCAACTTAAGGATCGCATCATGGGAGTTCAGCTGCATCCGCTTCATCATCCGCTCGACGCGCGGGCTGGAGACAACATAAGCTTCATTGTCACGGGTAATCGTAAAGCTGTTGTCTTCCTGTTTATCCAGCTTGTAGATTTTCCGCTCTTCCAGCTCGCTGACCTCTTCAATGGCCGGAGCTTCCGGAATCGAATCCAGCAGATCCGCCGTTTTATACATCAGCTCCTGGACCCCTTCCCGCGTCAGCGAAGAAATCGGCATGATCAGCAGATCCGGACGAACCTCCGCCACTTTCTTGCGGAATGTTTCAAGGTTCTCTTGAGCCTCGGGCATATCCATTTTGTTCGCCGCCACAA includes the following:
- a CDS encoding homoserine dehydrogenase, with product MNAIKIGLLGLGTVGTGVVRIVEKHQEDLMSQVGSPIRIEKIAVKSLEKERSIAVDPAILTQDPWEVIRHPDIDIIIEVMGGVEDTKTYLLDALEHGKHIVTANKDLMALYGSEILAKAVEQQCDVFYEASVAGGIPIIRTLIEGFSSDRITKIMGIVNGTTNYILTKMSREGASYEDVLKEAQQLGYAESDPTSDVEGLDAARKMAILGTLGFRTNVELRDVSVRGISSVSKEDIAYARQLGYEMKLLGIAERHDEGISISVQPTMVRTSHPIAAVSGVFNAVYVYGEAVGETMFYGAGAGEMPTATSVVADLVAVIKNMKLGVNGLRAIVPYKEKKLKADDQVFYKNFLLLQVDDKAGVLAQITQVFAEYEVSLDSVIQTPNAQQPGAEIMIVTHLANKASMEKVIKHFESLEVIRRIKSSYRVEG
- a CDS encoding ACT domain-containing protein, yielding MRERYYLVREDILPEAVLKTLQVKQLLASGNVKTVHEAVEQVGLSRSAFYKYKDGIHQLNQLERDRIVTISLDLEHRSGILSQMLALVAGFGGNVLTINQSIPLQGVANVVISVETSRLTEELDEMLSKLRSVTGVKKVQIVGQG
- the ilvE gene encoding branched-chain-amino-acid transaminase; protein product: MAEQVIYLDGKYVTKDQAVVSVYDHGFLYGDGIFEGIRIYNGNIFKCKEHLQRLYDSAKSIMLEIPLSFEEMQDALIETLRRNELRNGYIRLVVSRGPGNLGLDPNRCKKASVIIIAEQLAIYSEEAYRTGLKTVSVSTRRNIPDALNPKIKSLNYLNNILVKIQSNLSGAGEAIMMNAQGYVTEGSGDNIFIVKNGVILTPPCYLGALDGITRQAIIEICRRKGYSLKEEPFTMHDVYVADEVFLTGTAAEVIAVREVDGRIIGEGHAGPITLKLLEEFRSIVDQDGVKAWG
- the pheA gene encoding prephenate dehydratase; protein product: MRTIALLPEGTVSHEAVLYLFGDEEVRLKHYKQISDVFLSVVNGEADYSVIPVENTIEGSVSLHMDWLVHEVDVPMQLEWVYPSIQNLIGRKNEFESEGQVDYSRIKRVLSHPVAMAQCQQFIRTHLPQAELENVGSTAEAIQSVASHAGEGWTAIGTVLGAERYGLDPLARKITDHNNNFTRFVLIGPEKIELAGRKATRKTSILVTLPADFPGALHQVLSAFAWRKLNLSRIESRPTKKKLGNYYFYMDVLEEVESILLGAAVAEIEALGCQVRVLGSYPSYTYTDLQPELKSEGD
- the thrB gene encoding homoserine kinase, with the translated sequence MIRSEGVRIKVPASTANLGPGFDTLGMALSLFAWIEMKPAERTVFHLYGEELRGIPKDKSNLVYKLAQQVFAEAGVAVPELEISMASDIPLTRGLGSSASAIVGALYAANELIGAPLSMEKLFDMATAVEKHPDNVGASLFGGIVSAVWDGERAVHLRIEPPAELQVLVAIPSFWLPTEQARKILPDSLSMKDVVFNVSRASLLTGALASGRLDLIAAAMQDRIHQPYRAPLIPGMEQILAEACSHGALGAALSGAGPTLLALVERNSDRRSELEAFIQRTLGEHGIEAKLLWLEPCSEGASRVGAHEAAPFAAGNLV
- the thrC gene encoding threonine synthase; its protein translation is MRYQGLLQTYKEYLPVTDKTPMLTLQEGNTPLVRAENLSQELGLDLYFKYEGLNPTGSFKDRGMVMAVAKAVEEGSRTIMCASTGNTSAAAAAYAARLGLNCIVLIPNNNIALGKLAQAMIYGAKVIAIEGNFDRALEIVREITAKHPITLVNSVNPYRIEGQKTAAFEVCDQLGEAPDVLAIPVGNAGNISAYWKGFKEYHAKGKISSLPRMVGFEAEGAMAIVKGEPILEPETVATAIRIGNPASWKTAVAAAEESSGQINYVTDEEILSAYRTIASREGIFAEPASAASVAGVYKLKREGYFKGGEKVVCVLTGHGLKDPNIAIKSIGAEPLVVQDSEEAVMAAIAKLEGNGV